DNA from bacterium:
GCAGTCCAATTAGTGCCATCAAACTTAGCAAGTCCAGCACTACCACTTCCATAACAATCCCCGGTACCAATCCAGATATTATTTCCTTGTACTGCAATAGCATTGACAAGGTTATCCGGTAAACCGGAATTCGAGGTGTCATACGTAGTCCAGTTAGTGCCATCAAACTTTGTAAGACCATTTCCCATACCTCCATTCCACGTGCCAACCCAGACATTACTTCCTTCTGTTGCAAGAGCAATGACGGTATAATCAGGCAAACCTGAATTTGAAGTATCATATACAACCCAGTTTGTACCATCAAATTTTACAAGCCCACCATCGTAAGGATTGTCAGATCCAATCCAGATGTTATTTCCTTCCATTGCAAGCGCATAAATTTGATTGCCAGGCAAACTGGAATTCGAGTAGTTAAAAGCAGTCCAGTTAGCGCCATCATATTTAACAAGTCCACCCAAAACACCATTCCAACGAGTCTCACAGATACCAATCCATACATTAGCCCCTTGTATTGCAAGAACATTTGCTCCATTGGAAGGCAACCCGGAATTTGAAGTGTTAAACGTGGTCCAGTTAGTGCCGTCAAACTTTGCAAGACAACTCTCACCGCCATAAATATCAAAGGTCCCCATCCAAACATTGCTCCCTTCTTTTGCAAGAGAAAGGACAGTGCTATGAGGCAACCCGGAATTACTCGTGTCATAAACAGTCCAGTTAGTTCCGTCAAACTTCACAAGTCCAACCAAAAAAGTACCAATAAAAATATTACTCCCTTCTATTGCAAGAGCATAAATATTGCTCGAATTTAAGGTATCATATAGAGTCCAGTTCGTACCATCAAACTTCACAAGACCACCATAAGCCATTCCAATCCATTTTGCACCAGTCGTGCCTTCTATTGCAAGAGCATTGACAGTACCAATAAACTCTCCGGAATTTAAGGTGTCATAAACAGTCCAGTTAGTTCCGTCAAACTTTGCGAGACCACCATTAGGCCAATAGCCAGTGGTGCCAACCCAGACACTGCTTCCTTCTATTGCAATAGCATTAATCCAGTTATTAGGCAACCCGGAATTTGAGGTGTCATATACCGTCCAGTTCGTACCATCAAATTTTGCAAGACCACCCCACGAAGTACCTATCCATATATTACTCCCTTCTACGGCAAGAGCACGAACCCTGTCATCAGGCAAACTTGAACTCGAGGTATTATAAACCGTCCAGTTGGCGCCGTCAAATTTTACAAGTCCACCCCAAGTACCAATCCAAATATTACTTCCTTGTATTGCAAGAGCCCGGATATCGTTATCAGGCAAACCAGAATTTGAAGCGTTATAGAATGTCCTTTCTGAAGTAGT
Protein-coding regions in this window:
- a CDS encoding two-component regulator propeller domain-containing protein, with product MKKNYILFSVFIFTAVASNSFAQYSGWTNYTNGQYITAIADSGNELWIGTWGGLVKMNKTTSERTFYNASNSGLPDNDIRALAIQGSNIWIGTWGGLVKFDGANWTVYNTSSSSLPDDRVRALAVEGSNIWIGTSWGGLAKFDGTNWTVYDTSNSGLPNNWINAIAIEGSSVWVGTTGYWPNGGLAKFDGTNWTVYDTLNSGEFIGTVNALAIEGTTGAKWIGMAYGGLVKFDGTNWTLYDTLNSSNIYALAIEGSNIFIGTFLVGLVKFDGTNWTVYDTSNSGLPHSTVLSLAKEGSNVWMGTFDIYGGESCLAKFDGTNWTTFNTSNSGLPSNGANVLAIQGANVWIGICETRWNGVLGGLVKYDGANWTAFNYSNSSLPGNQIYALAMEGNNIWIGSDNPYDGGLVKFDGTNWVVYDTSNSGLPDYTVIALATEGSNVWVGTWNGGMGNGLTKFDGTNWTTYDTSNSGLPDNLVNAIAVQGNNIWIGTGDCYGSGSAGLAKFDGTNWTAYDTLNSGLPANRVGRLAIQGNNIWVGTWDVTQDGLDGKGRLAKFDGTNWTVYDTLNSGLPSNHIYALGIEGSNVWIGTDEGLVKFDGTNWVVYDTSNSGLPGNTVGDIAIQGNKIWLVTNNGLAVYNTAGLEESSISDLGSRNLELKINKNPFIKSTVITYSIPSNSSSPNNYYTNTLLTIYDLSGRCVKTLVNELKPAGAYNLTLNATELKLKTGVYFLTLSAGTSKTTKKLILMK